The proteins below are encoded in one region of Methanoculleus taiwanensis:
- a CDS encoding NfeD family protein: protein MLAEGIALGWVLIVLGAVLLLIEVYQPGFFIAVPATVLIILGILLLLGVDILSSVLGLVIGVVAAIATALITVWAYGRLTPDRMPTTISRDSLAGKEGMVVRTVDEETIAGKVTIGSSEWSARSVRGTIPVGKRVIVVRSEGVHIVVEEKESI from the coding sequence ATGCTTGCGGAAGGTATCGCTCTTGGCTGGGTTCTGATCGTGCTCGGAGCGGTCTTGCTGCTGATTGAGGTCTACCAGCCGGGCTTTTTTATCGCCGTCCCCGCAACGGTGCTGATCATCCTCGGGATCCTGCTGCTGCTCGGCGTCGATATCCTAAGCTCGGTCCTGGGTCTCGTCATCGGGGTCGTTGCCGCCATCGCTACAGCGCTCATCACGGTCTGGGCCTACGGCAGACTGACGCCGGATCGGATGCCGACGACGATCAGCCGCGACTCTCTGGCGGGAAAGGAAGGGATGGTCGTGCGGACGGTGGACGAGGAGACGATCGCCGGCAAGGTGACGATCGGGAGCAGCGAGTGGAGCGCCCGGTCGGTGCGCGGAACCATCCCGGTAGGGAAAAGAGTTATCGTCGTCCGATCCGAGGGAGTGCATATCGTCGTTGAGGAGAAGGAGAGCATATGA
- a CDS encoding SPFH domain-containing protein: MIPTEGLFPVTGIITIFLIIVIIVIFAQGVVIVQPYQQGLEIRLGQYIGRMNPGFRWVIPLVTVVEKLDLRTEVMDVPSQEVITKDNSPTNVDAIVYVRVIDPEKAFFEVMNYRSATVALAQTSLRGIIGDMELDEVLYNRDVINARLRDILDRETDAWGVKVERVEIKEVDPVGAVKQAMTEQTAAERERRAAILRADGEKRSAILRAEGSRQSIILEAEGERQSKILRAEGDRLSTILRAQGEAQGLRIISVGAKPLDRRAITVLSLDALKMMADGQATKIIFPFELSSLVKQVSSYLGATEEMPEVTEGAAIADESILGELPKEEEIEGVKEAAKGIETDLTTELSRPAPAQVRKTGEEGQI; the protein is encoded by the coding sequence ATGATTCCGACTGAAGGACTCTTCCCGGTAACCGGGATAATCACCATCTTCCTGATCATCGTCATCATCGTCATCTTCGCGCAGGGTGTGGTGATCGTGCAGCCGTACCAGCAGGGTCTCGAGATCCGGCTCGGTCAGTACATCGGCAGAATGAACCCCGGTTTCCGGTGGGTTATCCCGCTCGTCACCGTGGTCGAGAAGCTCGACCTCCGCACCGAGGTGATGGATGTCCCGTCGCAGGAGGTGATCACCAAGGACAACTCGCCGACGAACGTCGACGCGATCGTCTACGTGCGGGTGATAGACCCGGAGAAGGCGTTTTTCGAGGTGATGAACTACCGGTCGGCGACGGTTGCCCTCGCCCAGACGAGCCTGCGCGGCATCATCGGGGATATGGAGCTTGACGAGGTGCTCTATAACCGTGACGTCATCAACGCACGCCTGCGGGATATCCTCGACCGCGAGACGGACGCCTGGGGCGTGAAGGTCGAGCGGGTCGAGATAAAAGAGGTCGACCCCGTCGGTGCCGTCAAGCAGGCGATGACCGAGCAGACCGCCGCCGAGCGCGAGCGGAGAGCGGCGATCCTCCGTGCCGACGGCGAGAAGCGTTCCGCCATTCTGCGGGCTGAGGGAAGTCGTCAGAGCATCATCCTCGAGGCCGAGGGCGAGCGGCAGAGCAAGATCCTGCGTGCCGAGGGCGACCGCCTGAGCACGATCCTCCGGGCGCAGGGAGAGGCGCAGGGGCTGCGGATCATCTCGGTCGGTGCAAAGCCGCTCGACCGGCGGGCGATCACCGTCCTCTCGCTTGATGCGCTCAAGATGATGGCCGACGGGCAGGCGACGAAGATAATCTTCCCGTTCGAGCTCTCGAGCCTCGTCAAGCAGGTTTCGTCGTATCTCGGCGCCACGGAAGAGATGCCGGAGGTGACGGAAGGGGCGGCGATAGCCGACGAGAGCATCCTCGGCGAGCTGCCGAAAGAGGAGGAGATCGAGGGCGTGAAGGAGGCGGCGAAGGGTATCGAGACGGATCTCACCACGGAGCTATCGCGGCCGGCGCCTGCTCAGGTTAGAAAAACAGGGGAAGAGGGGCAGATCTAA
- a CDS encoding site-2 protease family protein, with product MSWLQILIFLLAAYLLIAGYIRRRGLFADRISFYGPIMAVKSSNVGFFDIFRRATPLLRVYGTFGVGMVVLVSIFISLMLFLSVQITLILQPEPIGIYEPQNILLLPGINEFVPSTFAVWIAFILTIAIHEFGHAILCRVENIRVKSVGALIAVIPIGFFVEPDEEDLEKTRGLPKARMFGAGITNNIVIGVISLLLMIAVAGLAVPAETPVIQGVYQDYPAAIAGVPPGSIVTGVNGIDVANREDISRVLAGTQPGDQVTLTAAEDGTEQQYTLTLAEWPEEFGENPTGFMGIYYYDAPAVMQTIEGLASPLGFLQILTVPFDTSYGGQMLRILAFDTPDQAYYQTPFPAFWEVVQLLFWVGWININVGIFNAIPMVPLDGGYIMREGVERVLSWRGLSRFTNPVVSSVSWAMFLMLISLIALPYLLHLF from the coding sequence ATGAGCTGGTTGCAGATACTCATTTTTCTCCTCGCCGCCTACCTTCTGATAGCCGGATACATACGCCGGAGAGGGCTGTTTGCGGACCGTATCTCCTTTTATGGCCCGATCATGGCCGTCAAGAGTTCAAACGTCGGGTTCTTCGACATCTTCAGGCGGGCAACTCCGCTGCTCCGGGTATACGGGACGTTCGGCGTCGGGATGGTCGTGCTGGTCTCGATCTTCATCTCGCTCATGCTCTTCCTCTCGGTTCAGATCACCCTCATCCTGCAGCCCGAGCCGATCGGGATCTACGAACCGCAGAATATCCTGCTCCTGCCGGGGATCAACGAGTTCGTTCCCTCGACCTTCGCCGTCTGGATCGCCTTCATCCTCACGATCGCCATCCACGAGTTCGGCCACGCGATCCTCTGCCGCGTCGAGAATATCAGGGTAAAAAGCGTTGGAGCGCTCATCGCCGTCATTCCGATCGGGTTCTTCGTCGAACCCGACGAGGAGGATCTCGAGAAGACCCGGGGTCTTCCGAAAGCACGTATGTTCGGCGCCGGAATCACAAACAACATCGTCATCGGGGTCATCTCCCTGCTCCTGATGATCGCCGTCGCAGGGCTTGCCGTGCCTGCGGAGACGCCGGTGATCCAGGGGGTCTACCAGGACTACCCCGCCGCGATCGCCGGTGTTCCACCGGGTTCGATCGTCACCGGGGTCAACGGGATCGACGTCGCGAACCGTGAGGATATCTCCCGCGTCCTCGCCGGCACACAGCCCGGCGATCAGGTTACGCTGACCGCAGCAGAGGACGGAACCGAGCAGCAGTACACGCTCACCCTCGCAGAGTGGCCGGAGGAGTTTGGAGAGAATCCCACAGGGTTCATGGGGATCTACTACTACGACGCCCCCGCCGTGATGCAGACGATAGAGGGGCTCGCAAGCCCCCTCGGCTTTCTCCAGATCCTGACCGTTCCCTTCGATACGAGCTACGGCGGCCAGATGCTCCGGATCCTCGCCTTCGATACGCCCGACCAGGCGTACTACCAGACGCCGTTCCCGGCGTTCTGGGAGGTCGTCCAGCTCCTCTTCTGGGTGGGCTGGATCAACATCAACGTCGGTATCTTCAACGCCATCCCGATGGTTCCGCTCGACGGCGGCTATATCATGCGCGAAGGGGTCGAGCGCGTCCTGTCGTGGCGCGGCCTCTCCCGGTTCACGAACCCGGTGGTGAGCAGCGTCAGCTGGGCGATGTTCCTGATGCTCATCTCGCTGATCGCGCTCCCCTACCTCCTGCACCTCTTTTAG
- the rnhB gene encoding ribonuclease HII: protein MDEAGKGSVLGPMVVAAVGCGSLDDLDALPVRDSKGLTAKQRERLYEVIVRDFAVAVITIDAAEIDETRSRMSMNACVAELHAEALTGLHPDCAYLDACDVNAERFGRTVGGHLNFPCRIVAEHHADSVHKIVGAASIVAKVTRDRALRDLAVEYGDIGSGYPSDPKTIRFLREYMKLHGLPPACARKTWKTVTNLYQRSIVEF, encoded by the coding sequence GTGGACGAAGCGGGAAAGGGCTCGGTGCTCGGCCCGATGGTCGTCGCGGCGGTCGGGTGCGGATCGCTCGATGATCTGGACGCGCTTCCCGTCAGGGACTCGAAAGGGCTTACGGCAAAGCAGCGGGAGCGCCTGTACGAGGTTATCGTCAGGGATTTCGCCGTCGCCGTCATCACCATCGACGCCGCAGAGATCGACGAGACCAGAAGCAGGATGAGCATGAACGCATGCGTCGCCGAGCTCCACGCCGAGGCGCTCACCGGCCTTCACCCCGACTGCGCATACCTCGATGCCTGCGACGTGAACGCGGAGCGGTTCGGCCGGACGGTCGGCGGGCACCTCAATTTCCCCTGCCGTATCGTCGCCGAGCATCATGCCGACTCCGTGCACAAGATCGTCGGGGCGGCGAGCATCGTCGCCAAGGTCACTCGCGACCGGGCACTCCGGGATCTCGCGGTCGAGTACGGCGATATCGGCAGCGGGTACCCGTCGGATCCAAAGACGATACGGTTTCTCCGGGAGTATATGAAACTGCACGGCCTGCCTCCCGCTTGTGCCCGGAAGACCTGGAAGACGGTGACGAACCTCTATCAGAGAAGTATCGTCGAGTTCTGA
- a CDS encoding potassium channel family protein: MYTIIVGLGGIGRNLTAIAVEAGDSVVVIDQDEARASDTLEHYDVLAITGNATDKSVLEDAGIERADALVATTSDDAVNLMTCWLAKRYNVMNVVSIVNQKAHSELFKEVGVKISENPDELVATRMYYWAKNPNMQQLASIPGGTIFEIVAEEGAPIVDHEIRELDVRDFVFIAIRRAGGDLIIPSGTVRIRPGDNITVFTKKDAENETLKLLNKQLKRSGD; the protein is encoded by the coding sequence ATGTACACCATCATCGTTGGCCTCGGCGGCATCGGGCGGAACCTCACGGCGATTGCGGTCGAAGCCGGTGACAGCGTGGTCGTCATCGATCAGGACGAGGCACGCGCCAGCGACACCCTCGAGCACTACGATGTCCTCGCCATCACCGGAAACGCCACCGACAAATCGGTCCTCGAGGATGCGGGGATCGAGCGGGCGGATGCGCTCGTCGCCACGACGAGCGACGATGCGGTGAACCTGATGACCTGCTGGCTTGCGAAACGCTACAACGTCATGAACGTCGTCTCCATCGTCAACCAGAAGGCGCACTCCGAACTCTTCAAGGAGGTCGGCGTGAAGATCAGCGAGAACCCCGACGAGCTCGTGGCCACCCGGATGTACTACTGGGCGAAGAACCCGAACATGCAGCAGCTCGCGTCCATCCCCGGCGGTACGATCTTCGAGATCGTCGCGGAGGAGGGAGCGCCGATCGTCGACCACGAGATCCGCGAGCTCGACGTCCGTGATTTCGTCTTCATTGCCATCCGGCGTGCCGGAGGCGACCTTATCATCCCGAGCGGCACGGTCAGGATCCGGCCCGGGGACAACATTACGGTATTTACGAAAAAAGATGCCGAGAATGAGACGCTGAAACTGCTGAACAAGCAGCTCAAGCGCTCAGGCGATTGA
- a CDS encoding NAD(P)/FAD-dependent oxidoreductase: MKSNYDILVVGGGPAGALAAKTAAEAGHSVCLIEKRPAIGTPVRCAEGIGKELLKEFIEPDERWISADLQRARIIAPNGATISLDQSRAGNEVGYILDRKVFDRELVWRAAEAGSDVFVKTRAVAPIMENGAVKGAKVISAGKAMDVSADLVIAADGVESKFARWAGLNTTVPLGEMMSCVQYLMTDIPIDPVSTDFYLGREIAPEGYLWVFPKGDRTANVGIGISGRQSRDGTRARDYLDRFVAEHFPGGKIIEHIVGGVSICRPLPCTVADGLMVAGDAARVVDPITGGGIFNAMFTGRMAGQVGSECVSAGTCTKDALMKYDEAWRASYMGKTLERNYKVKDYFITLDDAKLNDLAGSLANINMEEFKVSTLIMELIKRNPKMLLELRALKNSIA, translated from the coding sequence ATGAAGAGTAACTACGATATCCTCGTCGTCGGCGGCGGGCCGGCCGGGGCGCTCGCGGCAAAGACAGCCGCCGAGGCCGGGCACTCGGTCTGCCTCATCGAAAAGCGGCCGGCGATCGGCACGCCCGTCCGGTGCGCCGAAGGTATCGGCAAGGAACTCTTAAAAGAGTTCATCGAGCCCGATGAACGCTGGATATCAGCGGATCTCCAGCGCGCCAGGATCATCGCGCCGAACGGCGCCACCATCAGCCTCGACCAGAGCCGTGCCGGCAACGAGGTGGGGTACATCCTCGACCGGAAGGTCTTCGACCGCGAACTCGTCTGGCGTGCCGCCGAAGCAGGCTCGGACGTCTTCGTCAAGACCCGTGCAGTCGCCCCGATCATGGAGAACGGTGCCGTCAAGGGCGCAAAGGTCATCTCCGCCGGTAAAGCGATGGACGTCTCGGCGGATCTCGTCATCGCCGCCGACGGCGTGGAGTCCAAGTTCGCACGCTGGGCAGGGCTCAATACCACTGTGCCGCTCGGCGAGATGATGAGCTGCGTCCAGTACCTCATGACCGATATCCCGATCGACCCCGTATCCACGGACTTCTATCTCGGCAGGGAGATCGCCCCCGAAGGCTACCTCTGGGTCTTCCCAAAGGGCGACCGGACGGCAAACGTCGGTATCGGCATCTCGGGACGGCAGAGCAGGGACGGAACGAGAGCACGCGACTACCTCGATCGGTTCGTCGCCGAGCATTTCCCCGGCGGCAAGATCATCGAGCATATTGTCGGCGGCGTCTCGATCTGCAGACCGCTCCCGTGCACGGTGGCCGACGGCCTCATGGTGGCCGGCGATGCGGCGCGGGTCGTCGACCCGATCACCGGCGGCGGTATCTTCAACGCAATGTTCACCGGCAGAATGGCGGGTCAGGTCGGCTCAGAGTGCGTATCGGCGGGTACCTGCACAAAGGACGCCCTGATGAAGTACGACGAGGCGTGGCGTGCATCCTACATGGGCAAGACGCTTGAGCGGAACTACAAAGTCAAGGACTACTTCATCACGCTCGACGACGCAAAACTCAACGACCTTGCCGGATCGCTCGCCAATATCAATATGGAGGAGTTCAAGGTCTCGACGCTCATCATGGAACTGATAAAGCGCAACCCGAAGATGCTCCTCGAACTCCGGGCACTCAAAAACTCAATCGCCTGA
- a CDS encoding 4Fe-4S binding protein, with the protein MLTINRDICGYCGCCVAVCPEGALELIDAYLNLEGDCISCGICARACPLGALEVVHEE; encoded by the coding sequence ATGCTCACCATAAACCGAGATATATGTGGATACTGCGGTTGCTGCGTTGCAGTCTGCCCCGAGGGTGCGCTCGAGCTGATCGACGCCTACCTCAACCTCGAAGGAGACTGCATCTCCTGCGGCATCTGTGCACGGGCTTGCCCGCTCGGCGCTCTGGAGGTTGTCCATGAAGAGTAA
- the cbiT gene encoding precorrin-6Y C5,15-methyltransferase (decarboxylating) subunit CbiT: MGLKGGPTQDEVMAVSLRKLGIRAGDRIADIGCGTGKVSIAASLVAGRVYAVDRRAEAIAYARQAAAEAGAVNIDFFEGDAVEFLAGIDRLDCAFVGGSRRLPEVLDLLSEKVSGTIVVNAVMVETLAEAICSMKRLGIFREAVHLQVSRSAEIAGGVMFKPQNPVYIIVGGDAACS; the protein is encoded by the coding sequence ATGGGATTGAAGGGAGGACCTACGCAGGATGAGGTTATGGCCGTTTCCCTCCGGAAACTCGGAATCCGGGCGGGGGATCGGATCGCCGATATCGGATGCGGGACAGGAAAAGTCTCGATCGCCGCATCTCTGGTGGCGGGACGGGTCTATGCGGTCGACCGGAGGGCAGAAGCGATCGCCTACGCGAGGCAGGCGGCAGCAGAGGCCGGTGCCGTGAATATCGACTTTTTTGAGGGTGATGCGGTCGAGTTCCTTGCGGGGATCGACCGGCTCGACTGCGCCTTTGTCGGGGGCTCCCGTCGCCTCCCCGAGGTGCTCGATCTCCTCTCCGAGAAGGTGAGTGGAACGATCGTGGTGAACGCCGTTATGGTGGAGACGCTCGCGGAAGCGATCTGCAGCATGAAGCGGCTCGGGATCTTCCGTGAAGCCGTCCACCTGCAGGTGTCCCGGTCGGCGGAGATCGCCGGCGGCGTGATGTTCAAGCCGCAGAATCCCGTCTATATCATCGTCGGAGGCGATGCGGCGTGCTCGTAG
- a CDS encoding cobalt-factor II C(20)-methyltransferase, with the protein MLVGVGLGPGDPELLTLRAVRRLREADTVFVPGKLAYELVRPYRDDAEILEFPMTSDEAYILECMERNADRIAPAAEKGLAVFGIIGDPNFYSTFSRLCGMIAEKHPDIEFSTDPGISSITAFASVAGVPVAGGFIVSDGPEPGSRIFMKVRKPAAMAEELRRDGYTEFVLVERMFMDGQRVYRSNDLPETSDYFSIMFARRLHG; encoded by the coding sequence GTGCTCGTAGGCGTGGGGCTCGGGCCCGGGGATCCGGAACTCCTTACCCTGCGTGCGGTGCGCCGGCTCCGGGAGGCGGATACGGTCTTCGTCCCGGGGAAGCTCGCGTACGAACTCGTCCGGCCGTACCGTGACGACGCGGAGATCCTGGAGTTTCCGATGACTAGCGACGAAGCGTATATTCTCGAGTGTATGGAGAGGAACGCCGACCGGATCGCCCCTGCGGCGGAGAAGGGGCTTGCCGTCTTTGGGATCATCGGCGATCCGAATTTCTACTCGACCTTCTCCCGCCTCTGCGGGATGATCGCGGAAAAGCATCCCGATATCGAGTTCTCCACCGATCCCGGAATCAGCTCGATAACCGCTTTTGCGTCGGTGGCGGGCGTCCCGGTGGCGGGCGGTTTTATCGTCTCCGACGGGCCGGAACCCGGTTCCCGGATATTCATGAAGGTTCGGAAACCCGCGGCGATGGCCGAAGAGCTCCGCCGGGACGGGTATACCGAGTTCGTTCTCGTCGAGCGGATGTTCATGGACGGGCAGCGGGTCTACCGCTCGAACGATCTCCCCGAGACGAGCGACTACTTCAGCATTATGTTCGCGAGGCGATTGCATGGCTAA
- the cobM gene encoding precorrin-4 C(11)-methyltransferase → MAKIYIVGAGPGAPDLITVRGMRLLEEADVLIYAGSLVNPELVERSGAPVKLDSWGMTLDELVDAMVEHAAAGKRVVRLHSGDPALYGAIVEQMARLAARGVEAEIVPGVSSLFAAAAALKTQFTLRDVSENLIVARPAGATLEADQIRELSRHGSTMVVFLGTEKMEEVLAKVEYPPETPAAVVYHASWPDQKIVRGTVGDIAEKARSAGIERTALIVIGRVVDPATSGFGRSVLYS, encoded by the coding sequence ATGGCTAAGATATACATCGTCGGTGCCGGCCCTGGAGCCCCCGACCTTATTACGGTGCGGGGGATGCGCCTCCTCGAGGAGGCGGACGTCCTGATCTACGCGGGTTCGCTCGTGAACCCGGAACTCGTGGAGCGGTCGGGTGCACCCGTCAAGCTCGACAGCTGGGGTATGACCCTCGACGAACTCGTCGACGCCATGGTGGAGCATGCGGCTGCCGGAAAACGGGTCGTCCGGCTCCACTCGGGAGATCCGGCGCTCTACGGCGCGATCGTCGAGCAGATGGCGAGGCTCGCCGCCCGGGGTGTCGAGGCCGAAATCGTCCCCGGCGTCTCCTCGCTCTTCGCTGCGGCGGCGGCGCTCAAGACGCAGTTCACCCTCCGCGACGTCTCGGAGAACCTGATCGTCGCCCGGCCGGCAGGCGCCACCCTTGAAGCGGATCAGATCCGGGAGCTCTCCCGGCACGGATCGACGATGGTGGTCTTCCTCGGGACCGAGAAGATGGAAGAGGTGCTCGCGAAGGTGGAGTATCCTCCCGAGACACCTGCGGCGGTCGTCTACCACGCCTCGTGGCCTGACCAAAAGATCGTCCGCGGAACGGTCGGGGATATCGCCGAAAAAGCCCGCAGCGCCGGTATCGAGCGGACAGCCCTCATCGTCATCGGCAGGGTCGTCGATCCCGCCACCTCGGGATTCGGGAGGTCGGTCCTCTACTCATGA
- the cbiG gene encoding cobalt-precorrin 5A hydrolase, whose amino-acid sequence MTDTVVIALNRFEDAARRIAEALPADCMLYSPDAFESAFGRYKRIVAVMSAGIAVRQIAPLIADKWRDPAVVVVSPDLRYAVPILGGHHGGNDLARALAELGIEPVITTATEVFGRESVEGIAERASCDIVNRNSTRMVNAAFLDADIPLYAVTGPGIVVAAPGVSFLVRAGEYVVGVGCRKGASAGAVTAAVQEALRSIGITPDEVLVYATTVKKRNEAGLLKAVDDLGGNLVFVDDMTINAETGIGPSRASLIGLAGVAEPCALAVSKRRELILEKQIYGSVTVAVAR is encoded by the coding sequence ATGACCGATACGGTCGTCATTGCGCTCAACCGTTTCGAAGATGCCGCCCGCCGGATTGCAGAAGCTCTCCCGGCTGATTGCATGCTGTACAGCCCCGATGCGTTCGAATCGGCTTTTGGCCGCTATAAGCGGATCGTCGCCGTGATGTCCGCCGGGATCGCGGTGCGGCAGATCGCGCCGCTCATCGCCGACAAATGGCGCGATCCTGCGGTCGTTGTCGTCAGCCCGGATCTCCGCTACGCCGTCCCGATTCTCGGCGGCCACCACGGCGGCAACGATCTTGCCCGTGCGCTCGCAGAGCTCGGTATCGAGCCTGTGATCACCACCGCCACCGAGGTCTTCGGGCGGGAGTCGGTGGAGGGGATTGCAGAGCGAGCCTCCTGCGACATCGTGAACCGGAACTCGACCCGCATGGTTAATGCAGCGTTCCTTGACGCCGATATCCCGCTCTACGCGGTCACCGGGCCCGGGATCGTGGTCGCGGCGCCCGGTGTCTCCTTCCTCGTCCGGGCGGGGGAGTACGTCGTCGGCGTCGGGTGCCGGAAGGGCGCCTCTGCCGGTGCGGTTACCGCGGCGGTGCAGGAAGCGCTCCGCTCGATCGGCATAACCCCCGATGAGGTCCTCGTCTACGCGACGACGGTCAAGAAGCGAAACGAGGCCGGCCTTCTGAAGGCCGTCGATGATCTTGGCGGGAATCTGGTATTCGTCGACGATATGACGATCAACGCTGAGACGGGTATCGGCCCCTCGCGGGCGTCGCTCATCGGGCTTGCCGGGGTTGCCGAACCGTGCGCCCTCGCCGTCTCGAAGCGAAGAGAACTGATACTGGAAAAACAGATATATGGAAGTGTTACCGTTGCAGTCGCACGATAA
- the cobJ gene encoding precorrin-3B C(17)-methyltransferase — MEVLPLQSHDKKEGRLSIVSTGPGNLQQMTPRALRAIAESDYVIGNAFYLDLVEPLLSGKEVIRSSMGREVERAKKALELAENHVVSMVSGGDAGVYGMASIVLEVVERSGSPVAVEVIPGVTAALSAASRLGSPLSGDYVTISLSDLLTPWEVIEKRLDLAFRMGVPVAVYNPRSNGRPDNLAKAISIAGRHLAPATPVGVVKDAFRKSEESLVTTLEEFPDRFDFVDMHSIVIIGGEESRLWRMGQDVRGIITPRGYHRKYVY, encoded by the coding sequence ATGGAAGTGTTACCGTTGCAGTCGCACGATAAGAAAGAAGGCCGGCTCTCCATCGTCAGCACGGGGCCCGGAAACCTGCAGCAGATGACGCCTCGTGCTCTTCGGGCGATAGCGGAGTCCGATTACGTCATCGGAAACGCCTTTTACCTCGATCTCGTCGAGCCGCTGCTCTCCGGGAAAGAGGTCATCAGAAGTTCGATGGGCAGGGAGGTCGAGCGGGCGAAGAAGGCGCTCGAGCTTGCGGAGAACCATGTCGTTTCCATGGTGAGCGGCGGGGATGCCGGGGTCTACGGCATGGCGAGCATCGTCCTCGAGGTCGTCGAGCGGTCGGGTTCGCCCGTCGCCGTCGAGGTTATCCCCGGCGTGACCGCGGCGCTCTCCGCAGCTTCGCGGCTCGGATCGCCGCTCTCCGGTGACTACGTGACGATCAGCCTCTCCGACCTGCTCACCCCCTGGGAGGTCATCGAAAAAAGGCTCGACCTCGCGTTCCGGATGGGCGTGCCGGTCGCCGTTTACAACCCCCGGAGCAACGGCCGGCCCGACAACCTCGCGAAGGCCATCTCGATTGCCGGGCGGCACCTCGCCCCGGCGACTCCGGTCGGTGTGGTGAAGGACGCTTTCCGGAAGAGTGAAGAGTCCCTGGTGACCACGCTGGAAGAGTTCCCGGACCGGTTTGATTTTGTGGATATGCACTCGATCGTCATTATCGGTGGCGAAGAGAGCAGATTGTGGAGGATGGGTCAGGATGTCAGAGGAATTATCACCCCGCGGGGCTACCACCGGAAATACGTATACTGA
- a CDS encoding precorrin-8X methylmutase, with protein MSEELSPRGATTGNTYTDLGATTREAYEISVKSRTLARSTVGNETPEDRIRQRVSVAVGDFAMADLMRFVDDPIGAGVRALSENAVIITDIRMVQVGILKKGHRSPVICALDYGEDIARERGITRTSAGFLALRDRLPGAIVVIGNAPSALLAIADMIREGIRPALIVGTPVGFVNAAESKEELRQIAIPSVSNEGTRGGTPVAVAAMNEIITIHAERDRDERSGD; from the coding sequence ATGTCAGAGGAATTATCACCCCGCGGGGCTACCACCGGAAATACGTATACTGATCTCGGTGCAACCACCCGCGAGGCGTACGAGATATCGGTCAAGAGCCGCACGCTCGCCCGGAGCACGGTCGGGAACGAGACGCCCGAAGACCGTATCCGGCAGCGGGTCTCGGTCGCGGTCGGAGACTTTGCGATGGCGGATCTCATGCGGTTCGTCGATGACCCCATTGGAGCAGGCGTGCGTGCGCTCTCGGAGAACGCCGTCATCATTACGGATATCCGGATGGTGCAGGTCGGCATCCTGAAGAAGGGGCATAGAAGCCCCGTCATCTGCGCGCTCGACTACGGTGAGGATATTGCACGGGAACGCGGGATCACCCGGACGTCCGCCGGTTTCCTCGCCCTGCGGGATCGCCTGCCGGGCGCGATCGTCGTCATCGGGAACGCTCCGTCGGCGCTCCTTGCTATCGCGGATATGATCCGCGAGGGTATCCGTCCGGCGCTCATCGTCGGCACCCCGGTCGGGTTCGTCAATGCGGCGGAGTCGAAGGAGGAGCTCCGGCAGATCGCTATCCCCTCGGTCTCGAACGAAGGCACCCGGGGCGGGACGCCGGTGGCGGTTGCCGCGATGAACGAGATTATTACCATCCACGCCGAGCGTGACCGTGATGAAAGATCCGGTGACTGA